The nucleotide window TGGCAATTGAACTGGGAGCCGCTGCTCATCATATATTCCTTATAGTCCCTACTGGCAGAGCAAAAGAATTAAAGGATAATGAGATACCATCCGAAGAGTATGAAAAAACCCTCCATTGGTTTTATAGCCAGAGAGAAAAAACATCTCTGCATCTAAAGGCTACATGCGCTCCTCATTACTACCGTATCCTTCGACAGAGGGCAAAAGAAGAAGGGAAAAAGATAACATTTGAAACCCATGGATTGGATGCTGTAACACGGGGGTGCCTCGGTGGGGTATCCTTCTGCTTTATATCCCACACAGGGCAGGTTCAGCCATGCGGTTATCTTGAACTCAACTGCGGGGATATTAAAAAAACCACCCTTAAAGAAATATGGATAACCTCAAAGGTATTTCAATCCCTGAGGGATTTTGACCGATACAATGGTAAATGCGGGATATGTGAATATCGACAGGTTTGTGGGGGATGCAGGGCAAGGGCATATGAGTTTAGCGGAGACTATTTAGGAGAGGAACCCTATTGTAACTATCAACCCTTTTCTATCCCAGGAACTGCATCAGACAGGAATAATCAAAACTTTTAAGCATATTCTGGCTATATGGAATTGAAATTCTGTACCAAAAAGATTGAAAGGAGGTAATTGTCATGAAAGGTAAAGAAGAGAAAGTACTCATTCGGTCTATGGAACCGGGGGATATTGACGCAGTTTTAGCGATTGACCGGAAACTAATCGGACTTAGGAGAGCTATCACCTATGGAATTAACGAGGTCATAGGAGGACAATTTGACTTTAGCTTCGTTTCCGAAATCAATGATGAAATTATCGGTTTTGTCCTTGCATCGGTAATCTATTTCTATGAACCTGAAATGGTTACCGATGCATGTGTTATTCAAGTCGTTGGTGTCGATCCTGATTACTGGCGCAAAGGTATCGCTACCAGGTTGATTCAGACCTTGCTAAATACATCTCGCTCCAAGGGTATTAAGAAAGTCCGTGTGATGGTGGACCAGAACGATAAACAACTCAGTAGTTTTTTCCAGCGCATAGGGTTCAGGCACGGTCGTTTTATATCGTACTCTATAGATGTATGAACCCCTGTAATAAGGTCACTCAACTTGAGAAGGGAAATCCCCTATCATTGAAATGTCGGTACCTGTTTTTCATCAGGGTTCTTATTAGGGTTATCTGACCGTCCGTCATTTTCCTCACTTTTATTAATCCCATTGGATATAACATCCGTGCTATCTTTATCATCTGGTTCCTGCTGTTCTTCAGATATTTCAAGATCCTCCCCTATTACATCATAGGGTTCTTTCATTACCTCTTCATATTCGGATATCACGATACCCCTTCTTATCATGATCCTGTATATTCTTGCTGAGCGGTTTAATACGTATCTTGTCTTCCCTGTCGGATTATAGCGTTTCGGATTGGGAAGCACAGCAGCGAGCTTTGCGGCTTCTTCGGCAGTAAGCGATGAAGCATGTTTCCCAAAATAATGCTGGGCAGCAACCTCAATACCAAACATGCCATCCCCCCATTCTGCGATGTTCAGATAGAGTTCGATGATCCTTCTTTTGGAAAGACTTCTCTCAATCCTCCATGTAAGGATCGCTTCTTTCAATTTTCGGACAGGATTCTTTGAAAGAGACAAATAAAGATTCTTCGCCAGTTGCTGGCTTATGGTGCTGCCTCCAGCCTTAAACCTCTTCTTTTTGATGTCCTTTTCAATAGCCTTTTCTATGGCTTCAAAATCAAAACCCTCATGGGACCAGAACTTGTCATCTTCTGCAATAATTACTGCCTTGATCACATAAGGAGAGATTTTGGAAAGCGGCACCCATTTATATTTTATTTTTTTACTTTTACCCTGTCTCTGCCATTCTTTTTCCCGGTATTCCATTATAGCCGTCTTTTTAGGACGCTTTTTCTTCAGCATTGAAACATCGGGATAAATAAAATAAAAGCATATATTCAAAAACAGCGCCGAGACAATAAAGACCACAACAATGACAAACCACTTTTTAAACATAGCGACAGCCATTCTTCATTTGTTGCCAACATGTGAAATTATACTCATTGGAAAAAGAGAAGGTGAGGTAAAAGGTGTATTATTGCTTATTGAAGTTCCTGGCTTACATGTTACTGGTAGTCTCAAGCCTCTGCCTTAGATGAGGTTACTGAGTTAACCCTTTTTGTTAGCCGGGAAATCTTTCTTGAAGCGGTTTTCCTATGAATTACGCCCTTTGAGGCTGCCTTATCAATAGCAGGAATAGCCTTTACTAAAGCTTGACCAGCGCTTTCCATATCCTTTTCATCAACGGCATTCCGTACCCTCTTAATCACGGTTTTCATATAAGACTTGATTCTCATATTTCTCATTCTGCGCTTCTTGCTCTGTCTGTCTTGCTTCATCGCTGATTTATGAGTTGCCAAAGTTTACCTCCAACAGTCAGTAACATTAATAGATTGATATACTTTTAACATTTGTTCACTAGATATGTCAAGTTTTTAT belongs to Thermodesulfobacteriota bacterium and includes:
- the ahbD gene encoding heme b synthase, with product MNKAFQDTSHNSELKMIAWEVTRGCNLSCMHCRASAERGPYTGELSTEECLRLIDDIAGFSQPVIILTGGEPMMRKDIFEIAEYGTSKGLRMVMAPNGTLIDEENARKMVQSGIKRISISIDGATRESHDSFRQVEGAFQGALRGIEYAKKAGLEFQINTTVTGTNIRELPDIFDLAIELGAAAHHIFLIVPTGRAKELKDNEIPSEEYEKTLHWFYSQREKTSLHLKATCAPHYYRILRQRAKEEGKKITFETHGLDAVTRGCLGGVSFCFISHTGQVQPCGYLELNCGDIKKTTLKEIWITSKVFQSLRDFDRYNGKCGICEYRQVCGGCRARAYEFSGDYLGEEPYCNYQPFSIPGTASDRNNQNF
- a CDS encoding GNAT family N-acetyltransferase, with the protein product MKGKEEKVLIRSMEPGDIDAVLAIDRKLIGLRRAITYGINEVIGGQFDFSFVSEINDEIIGFVLASVIYFYEPEMVTDACVIQVVGVDPDYWRKGIATRLIQTLLNTSRSKGIKKVRVMVDQNDKQLSSFFQRIGFRHGRFISYSIDV
- the mtgA gene encoding monofunctional biosynthetic peptidoglycan transglycosylase yields the protein MFKKWFVIVVVFIVSALFLNICFYFIYPDVSMLKKKRPKKTAIMEYREKEWQRQGKSKKIKYKWVPLSKISPYVIKAVIIAEDDKFWSHEGFDFEAIEKAIEKDIKKKRFKAGGSTISQQLAKNLYLSLSKNPVRKLKEAILTWRIERSLSKRRIIELYLNIAEWGDGMFGIEVAAQHYFGKHASSLTAEEAAKLAAVLPNPKRYNPTGKTRYVLNRSARIYRIMIRRGIVISEYEEVMKEPYDVIGEDLEISEEQQEPDDKDSTDVISNGINKSEENDGRSDNPNKNPDEKQVPTFQ
- the rpsT gene encoding 30S ribosomal protein S20 → MATHKSAMKQDRQSKKRRMRNMRIKSYMKTVIKRVRNAVDEKDMESAGQALVKAIPAIDKAASKGVIHRKTASRKISRLTKRVNSVTSSKAEA